The following are encoded in a window of Candidatus Microthrix parvicella Bio17-1 genomic DNA:
- a CDS encoding class I SAM-dependent DNA methyltransferase, whose translation MPHSSFDDRAATWDDPDKIERARVVAEAIARAVPLDRTTRVFEYGAGTGLVSEQLAHSVGQITLADPSEGMRQVAQAKVDAGALPDTTRVWGLDLAAETPPEDQFDLIVTVMTLHHIAELRPVLTGFATMLTEGGHLCIVDLEAEDGSFHEDNAAGHEGHFHVHDGFDPDELSDRLADAGFSITVERSVAQVMKGDRPYPLFLATCTADQLRA comes from the coding sequence GTGCCACACAGTTCCTTTGATGACCGGGCCGCCACCTGGGACGACCCGGACAAGATCGAGCGGGCCCGCGTGGTCGCCGAGGCCATCGCCAGGGCCGTGCCGCTCGATCGCACGACGCGGGTCTTCGAGTACGGCGCCGGCACCGGTTTGGTTTCCGAGCAGCTGGCACATTCGGTGGGGCAGATCACCCTCGCCGACCCGTCGGAGGGCATGCGCCAGGTTGCACAGGCCAAGGTGGACGCCGGGGCGCTCCCCGACACCACCCGCGTGTGGGGGCTTGACCTCGCAGCCGAGACGCCGCCCGAGGATCAATTCGATCTCATCGTCACGGTGATGACACTGCACCACATAGCCGAGCTTCGGCCCGTGCTCACCGGATTTGCCACCATGCTCACTGAAGGCGGACACCTCTGTATCGTCGACCTCGAGGCCGAGGACGGCTCGTTTCACGAGGACAACGCAGCGGGACATGAAGGGCACTTCCATGTTCACGATGGGTTCGATCCCGATGAATTGAGCGACCGGCTCGCGGACGCGGGCTTCTCGATCACCGTGGAGCGCTCGGTCGCTCAGGTCATGAAGGGCGACCGTCCCTACCCCCTCTTTCTTGCCACCTGCACGGCGGACCAACTTCGGGCTTGA
- a CDS encoding helix-turn-helix domain-containing protein produces the protein MSDTADESPASQAARECADDIGAVGAMFMLDMDNHVAAAAAGYEGLAFYFGGRGGVLGDVPVAAVVKAFCFFPSASVEAGWTQAIGVETRHEAAVRFARAAETWAASHLPSDGIGYERLGELAGRVSAAADGASAPIFDGWRALAEPRSARELAYHRVNSLRELRFARHVAELDRLGLDPLVAFMIKSPAMADIFGWPQPRPTPTDEHRRVWAQIEAGTDVAFGADLAVLEPAELSELVALLGSMRAAIT, from the coding sequence ATGAGCGATACTGCCGACGAGTCACCGGCCTCGCAGGCCGCCCGCGAGTGCGCCGACGACATCGGCGCGGTGGGGGCGATGTTCATGCTCGACATGGACAACCATGTCGCTGCCGCGGCTGCGGGCTACGAAGGCCTGGCCTTCTACTTCGGCGGGCGAGGCGGGGTGCTGGGCGACGTGCCCGTTGCCGCAGTGGTGAAGGCATTCTGTTTCTTTCCCTCGGCATCGGTGGAGGCGGGCTGGACGCAGGCGATCGGCGTTGAAACCCGACACGAAGCGGCTGTTCGATTTGCCCGCGCGGCCGAAACCTGGGCGGCGAGCCACCTGCCGAGCGACGGCATCGGGTACGAGCGGCTCGGAGAGTTGGCCGGCAGGGTCTCCGCCGCAGCCGACGGCGCGTCGGCTCCGATCTTCGACGGATGGCGTGCGTTGGCCGAGCCCCGGTCGGCGCGCGAACTTGCCTACCATCGAGTGAATTCACTTCGTGAACTTCGGTTCGCCCGGCACGTGGCCGAACTTGATCGCCTTGGTCTCGATCCGCTGGTCGCCTTCATGATCAAGTCGCCTGCCATGGCTGACATCTTTGGGTGGCCCCAGCCGCGACCCACCCCGACCGATGAGCACCGTCGGGTTTGGGCCCAGATCGAGGCCGGCACCGACGTGGCGTTCGGCGCCGACCTGGCGGTGCTCGAGCCCGCTGAACTGTCCGAGTTGGTTGCGCTGCTTGGGTCGATGCGAGCTGCGATCACCTGA
- the kdpF gene encoding K(+)-transporting ATPase subunit F — translation MNLESIVGLVIAAGLLAYLVVTLIWPERF, via the coding sequence GTGAACCTCGAGAGCATCGTGGGCCTGGTGATCGCCGCTGGGCTGTTGGCCTACCTGGTGGTCACCCTGATCTGGCCGGAGCGGTTCTGA
- a CDS encoding DUF2975 domain-containing protein has product MNATAAAGETRSPGVIKWFEGLLLVGMIVMCLSIVAIVLSKPAMGLVGNDDPVVDAEPSFPIDFGDQVPPMASNDGVPVATSQPPVKVGGPTAARFTFLAPSPAQRAVWLIWQVSGPLLILAGLWLVYSIVRSARAGNPFVARNERRLWMLAALIAGGGTAYSFFSGVAAMLMFRGSTAAGLTETAFTISFLPIIVGSGVAALASVWHAGVALQDDVAGMI; this is encoded by the coding sequence ATGAACGCAACAGCCGCGGCTGGTGAAACCAGGTCACCAGGTGTGATCAAGTGGTTCGAGGGCCTGTTGCTGGTCGGCATGATCGTGATGTGCCTGTCCATCGTGGCGATAGTCCTCTCCAAGCCGGCGATGGGCCTTGTCGGCAACGACGATCCGGTCGTCGACGCCGAACCTTCGTTCCCGATCGACTTCGGCGACCAGGTGCCACCGATGGCCTCAAACGACGGGGTCCCGGTCGCCACCAGCCAACCGCCGGTGAAGGTCGGCGGGCCGACCGCCGCCCGGTTCACCTTTCTCGCCCCAAGCCCGGCACAGCGAGCGGTCTGGTTGATCTGGCAGGTGAGCGGCCCGCTGTTGATACTCGCCGGTCTGTGGCTGGTGTACTCGATCGTCCGGTCGGCACGGGCCGGCAACCCGTTCGTCGCCCGGAACGAGCGGCGGCTGTGGATGCTTGCCGCATTGATCGCCGGCGGCGGGACCGCCTACTCGTTCTTCAGCGGGGTGGCGGCGATGCTGATGTTCCGTGGATCCACCGCAGCGGGCCTCACCGAGACGGCATTCACCATCTCGTTCCTTCCCATCATCGTCGGTTCAGGCGTGGCCGCGTTGGCGTCGGTGTGGCACGCCGGTGTGGCCTTGCAGGACGACGTCGCCGGAATGATCTGA
- a CDS encoding helix-turn-helix domain-containing protein: MPPEKPHRIHCHLDRLLNEHNISLTDLAELVGVTAINLSVLKNDRAKAIRFSTLTAICDALDCQPGELFSVER, encoded by the coding sequence ATGCCTCCCGAAAAGCCGCACCGCATCCACTGCCACCTCGACCGCCTGCTGAACGAGCACAACATCTCGCTAACCGACCTGGCCGAGCTGGTCGGCGTGACCGCCATCAACCTGTCGGTGCTCAAGAACGACCGGGCCAAGGCGATCCGATTCTCCACCCTGACCGCCATCTGTGACGCCCTTGATTGCCAGCCGGGCGAGTTGTTCTCGGTCGAGCGGTAG
- a CDS encoding extracellular solute-binding protein, translating to MVRKRGLRVGKVVAGALAMAMAVAGCGGGEDSETTSSGGGVTLTMYTDQHAELIEGLTQAYTKATGVKFNIQNDATVGQIEAEGSASKADLFLSEDPTPAARLGADGLLAPVKASTLAQVRPGLSSGKGLWVAYAARSRVLLYNPKLIDEADLPATLADIVDPKYQGKFAWAPSGAFVATTQYLLETEGEKATREFLDGINANGLNEKKNGNVRDTVEAGKHAMGLSNHYYWWVLATESGGPDALASKIHHFPVEDPGNLVLSSGAGVLKSSKNAEESQKFLAWLTSKDGGQDVIANGDPQVSEAQYPVAPGVASAVAGDLSEVKSPKFDMDQLADSAEAQDLLKELGMSSG from the coding sequence ATGGTCAGGAAGCGTGGTTTGCGAGTGGGCAAGGTGGTTGCCGGAGCGCTTGCAATGGCTATGGCCGTTGCCGGGTGTGGTGGCGGCGAGGATTCGGAGACGACATCCTCTGGCGGCGGCGTGACCCTCACCATGTACACCGACCAGCACGCAGAGCTGATCGAGGGGCTGACCCAGGCCTACACGAAGGCAACCGGGGTGAAGTTCAACATCCAGAATGACGCAACGGTCGGTCAGATCGAGGCCGAAGGTTCGGCGTCGAAGGCCGACCTGTTCCTTTCCGAGGACCCGACCCCGGCCGCCAGGCTGGGGGCCGACGGCCTGCTCGCACCCGTCAAAGCGTCGACGCTCGCCCAGGTGCGTCCCGGGCTGAGCTCCGGCAAGGGCCTGTGGGTGGCCTACGCCGCACGGAGTCGCGTGCTGCTGTACAACCCGAAGCTGATCGATGAGGCCGACCTGCCCGCGACCCTGGCCGACATCGTCGATCCGAAATACCAGGGCAAGTTCGCCTGGGCGCCGTCGGGCGCTTTCGTGGCCACCACGCAGTACCTGCTGGAGACCGAGGGTGAGAAGGCCACCCGGGAATTCCTTGATGGCATCAATGCCAACGGCCTCAACGAGAAGAAGAACGGTAACGTGCGAGACACCGTTGAGGCCGGGAAGCACGCAATGGGCTTGTCCAACCACTACTACTGGTGGGTGCTGGCAACCGAGTCCGGGGGCCCGGATGCGCTGGCATCGAAGATCCACCACTTTCCCGTCGAGGATCCGGGCAACCTGGTGCTGTCCTCGGGCGCCGGGGTGCTGAAGTCATCCAAGAACGCTGAAGAGTCGCAGAAGTTTCTGGCCTGGCTGACCTCCAAGGATGGCGGACAGGACGTGATCGCCAACGGCGACCCACAGGTGTCTGAGGCGCAGTATCCGGTGGCTCCAGGCGTGGCCAGCGCGGTCGCCGGTGATCTGAGCGAGGTGAAATCACCGAAGTTCGACATGGACCAACTGGCCGATTCGGCTGAGGCCCAGGACCTGCTGAAGGAGCTCGGAATGTCCAGCGGATGA
- a CDS encoding ABC transporter permease, which produces MNPRVPRVGSAATALGAVAVAALSLAPVVYLFATGISLGDIRAEFRYAATTSAMVQTLQLVVLVSVLTVGLGVLGAVMVVRTTVAFPRTWTVLLTLPLAVPGFVSAYAAFSAELVFAPQRTWVTSLPGASLVLALSLYPYVFLPCVVALRNIDPALEEMSANLSASRLSRIRHVTLPSLRPALAAGLLIVALHVLAEYGAMVQLGRSTLTTKIMAEMLDYGDYTSARSLSLLLAGFSILVLLGTRLLSPSGSAHRVTRGTTRPPTRVRLGRRQVPVQVVALLVPLLAVGPTVLMTVRGLTNVRRSVPVEWGQVISALSSTAGYALVAAAVATVAAFPVSWWINRRPSTASMLTERSVWVAHAIPSAILALALVYLATRLTPSLYKTPTVLVAAYVILFLPLAVGYQRVGLEASRKVYDDVAASLGSHPARSFARVTLPLALPGFMAGAILVGLDAGKELTTTLMLIPFNADTLSTRLWATTNGESLDFTAAAPYAAMLVVLGVVPVVLLVRSTLRHVQDLAE; this is translated from the coding sequence ATGAACCCTCGGGTTCCACGAGTTGGCTCGGCGGCGACTGCGCTCGGTGCGGTCGCCGTCGCCGCGTTGTCGCTCGCGCCGGTCGTCTACCTGTTTGCCACCGGGATCTCGCTGGGCGACATCCGCGCCGAGTTCCGCTATGCGGCAACCACGTCAGCCATGGTGCAGACGTTGCAATTGGTCGTGTTGGTGAGCGTGCTGACCGTGGGGCTTGGGGTGTTGGGTGCGGTGATGGTGGTGCGCACCACGGTGGCCTTTCCTCGAACCTGGACGGTGTTGCTGACGCTGCCACTGGCCGTCCCGGGCTTCGTCAGCGCCTACGCGGCGTTTTCGGCCGAGCTCGTGTTTGCACCGCAGCGGACGTGGGTGACCAGCCTGCCCGGGGCGTCGCTGGTGCTGGCCCTCTCGCTGTATCCCTACGTGTTTCTGCCGTGCGTCGTTGCGCTGCGAAACATCGATCCGGCGTTGGAGGAGATGTCGGCCAACCTCAGCGCGTCACGGCTCAGCCGCATTCGCCACGTCACGCTTCCCAGCCTGCGGCCAGCCCTTGCTGCCGGGTTGCTGATCGTGGCACTGCACGTGCTCGCCGAATACGGCGCCATGGTGCAGCTCGGACGCAGCACGTTGACCACGAAGATCATGGCCGAGATGCTCGACTACGGCGACTACACGTCGGCGCGGTCGCTGTCGCTGTTGCTGGCCGGCTTCTCGATCCTGGTGCTCCTCGGCACCCGGTTGTTGTCGCCAAGCGGCTCGGCTCATCGCGTGACGCGGGGCACGACGCGCCCCCCAACGCGTGTCCGGCTGGGCCGCCGGCAGGTGCCGGTTCAGGTTGTGGCGCTGCTTGTACCGTTGCTGGCGGTTGGCCCGACGGTGTTGATGACGGTGCGCGGCCTGACCAACGTGCGGCGGTCGGTGCCGGTCGAGTGGGGACAGGTGATCAGCGCACTGTCCAGCACGGCCGGGTACGCGCTGGTGGCCGCAGCGGTGGCGACCGTGGCGGCCTTCCCGGTGAGCTGGTGGATCAACCGTCGCCCATCGACCGCCTCGATGCTGACCGAGCGTTCCGTGTGGGTGGCCCACGCCATTCCGAGCGCGATTCTGGCCCTGGCCCTTGTGTACCTCGCCACCCGGCTCACCCCGTCGCTGTACAAAACGCCAACGGTGCTCGTAGCTGCTTACGTGATCCTGTTTCTTCCGTTGGCGGTCGGGTACCAACGGGTGGGTCTGGAGGCCTCCCGGAAGGTGTACGACGATGTTGCCGCCTCGCTCGGGTCGCACCCGGCGCGCTCGTTTGCCCGGGTCACCCTGCCATTGGCCCTCCCCGGATTTATGGCCGGTGCAATTCTCGTGGGTCTCGATGCCGGCAAGGAACTGACCACCACCCTCATGTTGATTCCGTTCAACGCGGACACGCTGTCGACCCGGTTGTGGGCCACCACCAACGGTGAGTCGCTCGACTTCACCGCGGCCGCCCCCTACGCCGCGATGCTCGTCGTCCTTGGGGTTGTGCCGGTCGTGCTGCTGGTTCGCAGCACCCTTCGCCACGTTCAGGACCTTGCAGAATGA
- a CDS encoding acetyl-CoA hydrolase/transferase family protein: MIRLPPPVPAEAVLDLLIPGADVIVPLANGEPTSILDAIEAAADQLEGVRIHQMHALRDRPYLHGVYGDRLRHVSYFLSHITRPAYWEGTIDLVPNHFSEVPTLLRRSTRCTVVVAACSPPDQHGYFSLGTNADYVVDLIGRVPIFLEATPHMPRTRGANLVHHSQVEGWCESDRPLIEVPRSEPNDVDRAIASLVAERIPDRASVQIGIGSIASAVLDSLGGHRDLGIHTELLHDGMVDLVEAGVVTGAYKEVRRNRVVTTFCLGTRRLYDWLEDNAVVELLGVDFVNDPRVIARMRRFNSVNATTEVDLMGQCASETIGGRYWSSSGGQADFARGAMYAEEGQAFIVTPSLTRAGDSRIVASLTAGSVVTTLKNTVDHVVTEHGVAELRGRSLADRARALIAVADPSARDDLNRAARRLGLFV, encoded by the coding sequence ATGATCCGTCTTCCGCCCCCCGTGCCCGCCGAGGCTGTGCTCGACCTGCTCATCCCGGGCGCCGACGTCATCGTGCCGCTGGCCAACGGTGAGCCAACGTCGATCCTCGACGCGATCGAAGCCGCCGCCGACCAGCTTGAAGGGGTGCGGATTCACCAGATGCACGCTCTTCGCGACCGGCCGTACCTTCACGGCGTCTACGGCGATCGGCTGCGCCACGTGTCGTACTTCTTGTCCCACATCACCCGGCCCGCATATTGGGAGGGCACGATCGATCTGGTGCCCAACCACTTCTCCGAGGTGCCGACGCTGCTCCGTCGGAGCACCCGCTGCACGGTGGTCGTCGCAGCCTGCTCGCCGCCGGATCAGCACGGCTACTTCAGCCTGGGCACCAACGCCGACTACGTCGTCGACCTGATCGGACGAGTGCCGATCTTCCTGGAGGCCACACCGCACATGCCCCGCACACGAGGGGCCAACCTGGTGCACCACTCCCAGGTGGAGGGCTGGTGCGAGTCCGATCGCCCGCTGATCGAGGTGCCACGCTCCGAGCCCAACGATGTCGATCGAGCGATCGCATCACTGGTGGCCGAACGAATCCCCGATCGTGCATCGGTGCAGATTGGTATCGGGTCCATTGCGTCCGCCGTGCTCGACAGCCTGGGCGGTCACCGTGACCTGGGCATCCACACCGAGTTGCTTCACGACGGCATGGTCGACCTGGTGGAGGCCGGCGTGGTCACGGGGGCCTACAAGGAGGTGCGCCGCAATCGTGTGGTTACCACCTTCTGTTTGGGCACGCGCCGCCTGTACGACTGGCTCGAGGACAACGCCGTGGTCGAGCTGCTTGGGGTCGACTTCGTCAATGATCCCCGGGTCATCGCCCGGATGCGGCGGTTCAACTCGGTGAACGCGACCACCGAGGTCGATCTGATGGGCCAGTGCGCATCGGAAACGATCGGTGGCCGCTATTGGTCCTCGTCGGGAGGCCAGGCCGACTTTGCGCGCGGCGCGATGTATGCCGAGGAAGGGCAGGCATTCATCGTCACTCCGTCGTTGACCCGAGCGGGCGACAGCCGCATCGTTGCGTCGCTCACGGCCGGGTCGGTGGTGACCACCCTCAAGAACACCGTGGACCATGTGGTCACCGAGCACGGCGTTGCAGAACTGCGGGGTCGTTCGCTTGCTGACCGGGCCCGGGCGTTGATCGCCGTCGCAGACCCATCCGCGCGAGATGACCTCAACCGGGCCGCCCGCAGGTTGGGGCTCTTCGTCTGA
- a CDS encoding peroxiredoxin, with product MGLRLGDTAPDFTAMTTDGELSFHDWKKDSWAVFFSHPADFTPVCTTELGRTAALGSEFAKRNTKAMAISIDPVEDHHAWAPDIGEVTGTPLNFPIVADPDHKVAELYDMIHPGEGDTSTVRSVFIVDPENKLRLILTYPKSVGRNFDEIVRVIDALQATDANPIATPADWKPGDRVIVSPGMSTEDAKAKFENVEEFKPYLRYADAPK from the coding sequence ATGGGGCTTCGCCTCGGAGATACCGCGCCAGATTTCACCGCCATGACCACCGATGGCGAGCTCTCCTTCCACGACTGGAAGAAGGACTCGTGGGCGGTGTTCTTCAGCCACCCGGCCGACTTCACGCCCGTGTGCACTACCGAGTTGGGCCGCACCGCCGCCCTCGGCAGCGAGTTCGCCAAGCGCAACACCAAGGCGATGGCCATCTCGATCGACCCGGTTGAGGATCACCACGCCTGGGCTCCCGACATCGGCGAGGTCACCGGCACCCCGCTCAACTTCCCGATCGTCGCCGACCCGGACCACAAGGTCGCCGAGCTCTACGACATGATCCACCCAGGCGAGGGCGATACCTCGACCGTGCGTTCGGTGTTCATCGTCGACCCCGAAAACAAACTGCGCCTCATCCTCACCTACCCGAAGTCGGTGGGCCGCAACTTCGACGAGATCGTCCGCGTGATCGACGCGCTGCAGGCGACCGACGCCAACCCCATCGCCACCCCGGCCGACTGGAAGCCCGGCGACCGCGTGATCGTGTCCCCGGGCATGTCCACCGAGGACGCCAAGGCCAAGTTCGAGAACGTCGAGGAGTTCAAGCCCTACCTCCGCTACGCCGACGCCCCGAAGTAA
- a CDS encoding ABC transporter ATP-binding protein produces the protein MLSVRGLTKTFSTRQGPGTAALDRADLEVADGAFAAVLGPSGSGKTTLLRCIAGFERPDTGVITLGGRTLDSPSTPSVRAHDRGIGIVPQEGALFPHLSVARNIGFGLTQVDRKRRRDRVEDLLELVGMEGLGDRRPHQLSGGQQQRVALARALAPEPQLILLDEPFSALDAKLRVELREEVQAMLHRVGATAMLVTHDQSEALAMADHLVVIRDGHIVAAGEPRDVYDRPPDLDTGRFLGDAAVLPGDVTSDADGHSVECVLGRLAVDAWHGQLGPCQVLVRPEHLSAVRAGGPSDAGAAGTVTALSYRGSELRLSIALRTSRLRLAVSAPGTCRLGVGDSVLVSTDAAVCTYPI, from the coding sequence GTGCTGAGCGTCCGCGGGTTGACCAAGACGTTTTCCACCCGTCAGGGGCCGGGCACGGCCGCTCTCGACCGGGCCGACCTCGAGGTTGCCGACGGAGCGTTCGCCGCCGTGCTCGGTCCGTCCGGATCGGGAAAGACCACGCTGCTGCGCTGCATCGCCGGATTTGAGCGGCCCGATACCGGTGTGATCACCCTCGGCGGCCGCACGCTCGACTCGCCGTCAACGCCAAGCGTGCGCGCCCACGACCGCGGTATTGGCATCGTCCCGCAGGAAGGGGCCTTGTTTCCCCACCTCTCCGTCGCCCGGAACATCGGCTTTGGCCTGACTCAAGTCGACCGGAAACGCCGACGAGACCGGGTTGAAGACCTCCTTGAGCTGGTCGGCATGGAGGGCCTGGGCGACCGACGCCCGCACCAACTGTCCGGTGGCCAACAGCAGCGTGTGGCGCTGGCCCGGGCGCTGGCACCCGAGCCACAGCTGATCCTTCTGGACGAACCGTTCTCCGCTCTTGACGCCAAGTTGCGGGTGGAGCTGCGCGAGGAGGTTCAGGCCATGCTGCATCGAGTTGGCGCCACCGCCATGTTGGTCACCCACGACCAGTCGGAGGCCCTCGCCATGGCCGACCACCTGGTGGTGATCCGTGACGGGCACATCGTTGCGGCGGGCGAACCGAGAGATGTGTACGACCGGCCTCCCGACCTTGATACCGGTCGGTTCTTGGGCGACGCAGCCGTGCTGCCGGGCGATGTGACCAGCGACGCCGATGGGCACTCGGTGGAGTGCGTGCTCGGACGGCTGGCCGTCGACGCCTGGCATGGCCAACTCGGCCCGTGCCAGGTGCTGGTTCGCCCCGAGCATCTCAGCGCGGTCCGGGCGGGCGGCCCGTCCGATGCCGGGGCCGCCGGCACGGTGACAGCGCTGTCATACCGGGGATCCGAACTGAGACTGAGCATCGCCCTGCGCACCTCGCGACTGCGACTGGCGGTGAGCGCCCCGGGGACGTGTCGACTTGGCGTGGGCGATTCGGTGCTGGTCAGCACGGATGCAGCCGTGTGCACCTACCCGATCTGA